The Aureitalea marina genome includes a window with the following:
- a CDS encoding LytR/AlgR family response regulator transcription factor gives MLASIGTFLKQPYPYYYRGRSLIILLGLLFLASTSFNYFFEPFGNNPAEMKFSFFWICVIHSLNAGLTIALVVFVAHFVVDKDNWTTGRELLLWSIFLLAVGIAQFFIRDFVYDNPRNWTTRYLLEEIRNTYLIGGILLLMLVSLNFNRLYFQNRVQAQSIIIQPRKRPDQNRSIAIRTTVQQDNFSLNPDAFVYAHSEKNYLNLYLEVAGTTQQKLIRMPMKQLDDQLEDISDLVRVHRSYLVNLRRVLSVEGNASGYQLQLEGATIPIPVSRSFIPSFQERMESMG, from the coding sequence GTGCTCGCTTCTATTGGAACTTTCTTAAAACAACCCTATCCCTACTACTATCGGGGACGTTCATTGATAATCCTTTTGGGACTGCTTTTCCTGGCTTCCACCAGTTTCAATTATTTCTTCGAACCTTTTGGAAATAACCCGGCCGAGATGAAGTTCTCCTTCTTTTGGATCTGCGTGATCCATAGTCTGAATGCTGGCCTAACCATTGCGTTGGTGGTGTTTGTTGCTCATTTTGTGGTCGATAAGGACAACTGGACCACAGGCAGGGAACTTCTTTTGTGGAGTATTTTCCTTCTGGCTGTTGGAATTGCTCAATTCTTCATCAGGGATTTCGTATACGACAATCCGCGAAACTGGACCACCAGATACCTGTTGGAGGAAATTAGGAACACCTATCTCATCGGGGGTATTCTACTGTTGATGTTGGTGTCACTTAATTTCAATCGCCTCTACTTTCAAAACCGGGTCCAGGCTCAGTCCATTATTATTCAACCCAGAAAGAGACCAGATCAGAACCGATCCATTGCCATCCGGACAACCGTACAACAGGATAACTTTTCCCTTAACCCAGATGCTTTTGTCTACGCACATTCCGAAAAGAATTATCTCAATCTTTACCTGGAAGTAGCTGGCACCACACAACAGAAGTTGATCCGCATGCCCATGAAACAATTGGACGATCAACTAGAGGACATCTCGGACCTGGTTAGAGTACACAGGTCCTATCTGGTGAATTTAAGAAGAGTTCTTTCCGTAGAAGGCAATGCTTCTGGCTACCAGCTTCAATTGGAGGGAGCGACTATACCCATTCCTGTTTCGAGATCCTTTATTCCTAGTTTTCAGGAGCGAATGGAATCCATGGGTTGA
- a CDS encoding L-threonylcarbamoyladenylate synthase gives MLLKIYPENPNPKQVEQVVEVLKKGGLIVFPTDTVYAFGCDLNNNKALHRLADIRGVDLAKANFSFICSDLSNLSDFTRQIDNPTYKILRRTLPGPYTFILPGSSKLPSAFKKKKEVGIRVPDHSVARSIVETLGNPLVSASLYDDDEILEYTTDPELIHEKWIDKVDLVVDSGYGGNVPSTVIDLRGDQPELIREGKGSVEI, from the coding sequence ATGTTACTAAAGATATACCCTGAAAATCCTAATCCCAAACAGGTGGAACAGGTAGTTGAGGTCCTGAAAAAAGGTGGTCTTATTGTCTTTCCTACGGATACGGTTTACGCTTTCGGTTGCGATCTGAACAACAATAAAGCCTTGCACAGGCTTGCAGATATCCGCGGTGTGGATCTGGCCAAAGCTAATTTCTCCTTTATCTGTTCGGACTTAAGCAATCTGAGTGACTTTACCAGGCAGATCGATAACCCGACCTATAAGATTCTGAGACGGACCTTGCCAGGGCCCTACACCTTCATACTTCCGGGAAGTTCAAAATTACCTTCGGCCTTTAAAAAGAAAAAGGAGGTGGGGATCAGGGTACCGGATCATTCGGTGGCGAGATCCATAGTCGAGACTCTGGGTAACCCTTTAGTGTCTGCCTCCCTCTACGACGATGATGAGATCCTGGAATATACTACTGACCCGGAATTGATCCATGAAAAGTGGATAGACAAGGTCGATCTGGTCGTTGACTCTGGCTATGGGGGTAATGTTCCCTCAACGGTAATTGACCTTAGAGGTGACCAGCCCGAATTGATAAGAGAGGGTAAGGGTAGTGTGGAGATCTAA
- a CDS encoding OmpA family protein, translated as MKKLFILAACSGLIFTSCVSNKKYAELEAKQRDTQDRLNTTTVKLNSCEDEKDALRSQLASLNDTNKELINQIGNFTDLTKKGAENLERSLESLKEKDLTINKLRDALTRRDSVNLALVQSLKGVLGNLDDTDIEISVDKGVVIVNISDKLLFRSGSYTVTPQAREILGKVAQVVNAKPDFEFIVEGHTDDDPIATASIKDNWDLSVLRATSVVRILQNDFGVSPARMTAGGRSEYIPVASNETREGKAKNRRTRIAVLPKLDQFYSMIEEGLKDPAIND; from the coding sequence ATGAAAAAGCTCTTTATCCTTGCCGCTTGCAGCGGTTTGATTTTTACTTCCTGTGTATCCAATAAGAAATATGCTGAATTGGAGGCCAAACAACGGGACACTCAGGATCGTCTTAATACGACAACCGTAAAATTGAACAGTTGCGAGGACGAGAAGGACGCCCTCAGAAGCCAATTGGCCTCGCTGAACGACACCAACAAAGAATTGATCAACCAGATCGGGAACTTTACAGATCTGACCAAGAAAGGTGCCGAAAACCTGGAGCGTTCACTGGAAAGTCTTAAGGAAAAGGATCTTACCATCAATAAATTACGTGATGCCTTAACAAGAAGAGACTCCGTTAACCTGGCCCTGGTTCAGAGCCTGAAGGGAGTGTTAGGGAACCTGGACGATACTGACATTGAAATTAGCGTAGACAAGGGAGTGGTTATCGTAAATATCTCGGACAAGTTATTGTTTAGAAGTGGTAGTTATACTGTTACTCCTCAAGCCAGAGAGATCCTGGGTAAAGTAGCTCAGGTTGTAAACGCCAAGCCCGACTTCGAATTCATCGTGGAAGGCCATACGGATGACGATCCGATAGCCACAGCATCCATCAAAGACAACTGGGACCTGAGTGTTCTGCGAGCGACCTCAGTAGTGCGTATTCTTCAGAATGATTTTGGTGTGAGCCCAGCGCGTATGACGGCAGGAGGACGCAGCGAATACATTCCGGTTGCGAGCAACGAAACACGGGAAGGCAAAGCCAAGAACAGAAGAACAAGGATCGCGGTTTTACCTAAACTGGATCAGTTCTACAGCATGATCGAAGAAGGTCTTAAGGATCCTGCGATCAATGACTAG
- a CDS encoding glycosyltransferase family 2 protein encodes MKVAVVILNWNGIPLLKQFLPSVVVNSQGHSIYVIDNGSEDGSVDWLKITYPDLKVISLPQNLGYAGGYNQGLKQIEEEVYILLNSDVEVTPNWIDPLIKLFEENPGCVAIQPKIVNHQHRDRFDYAGAAGGFLDKLGYPYCRGRIFEHIENDEGQYDDVRPIFWASGPVLWSSVKNTGK; translated from the coding sequence GTGAAAGTGGCTGTTGTCATACTTAACTGGAATGGAATCCCCCTCCTCAAGCAATTTCTGCCATCGGTTGTAGTCAATAGTCAAGGGCATTCAATCTATGTGATCGACAATGGTTCCGAGGACGGATCTGTAGACTGGCTGAAAATTACCTATCCCGATCTTAAGGTCATTTCGCTTCCACAGAATCTGGGTTATGCGGGTGGCTATAACCAAGGATTGAAACAGATAGAGGAAGAGGTTTACATTTTATTGAACAGCGATGTAGAGGTTACTCCCAACTGGATCGATCCCCTTATCAAACTTTTCGAAGAAAACCCAGGCTGCGTTGCAATACAACCAAAGATTGTTAACCACCAGCATCGCGATCGTTTTGATTATGCGGGTGCTGCAGGTGGATTCCTGGATAAGCTGGGATATCCTTACTGCCGAGGCAGGATATTTGAACATATTGAAAACGACGAAGGTCAATATGACGACGTCCGTCCCATCTTCTGGGCCAGCGGGCCTGTCTTGTGGTCAAGCGTCAAAAATACTGGGAAGTAG
- a CDS encoding type I restriction enzyme HsdR N-terminal domain-containing protein has product MEKLNFPEFQFRFKNRENKSLIFDRIRKKFVILTPEEWVRQHYLSYLMEIKHYPPTLINVEKKISVHGQPKRYDIVVFYPNGRVRILVECKAPQVRIDQETFDQIARYHLSLQADFLLIGNGLSHYCCQVDQDNASYHFLKEIPAYTISN; this is encoded by the coding sequence GTGGAAAAGCTGAACTTTCCGGAATTTCAGTTCCGATTCAAAAATAGGGAAAACAAAAGCTTGATCTTCGACCGGATCCGAAAAAAATTTGTGATCCTTACACCGGAAGAATGGGTCCGTCAACATTACCTCAGCTACCTGATGGAAATCAAGCACTATCCCCCTACCCTGATCAACGTAGAAAAGAAGATCAGCGTCCACGGGCAACCCAAACGTTATGATATCGTGGTCTTCTATCCAAATGGACGAGTTCGTATCTTGGTAGAATGCAAAGCTCCGCAGGTGAGGATAGATCAAGAGACCTTCGATCAGATCGCTCGCTATCACCTCAGCCTTCAGGCAGACTTTTTATTAATTGGCAACGGACTGTCTCATTATTGTTGCCAGGTAGATCAGGACAATGCGTCCTATCATTTTTTGAAGGAAATTCCTGCGTATACAATTAGTAATTAA
- the holA gene encoding DNA polymerase III subunit delta — translation MALEEVQKIVQAVRSGNPAPIYLLHGPEPYYVDLISSIIEKELLSEEEKGFNQVVLYGRDVQINDLVAQAKRYPMMAPRQVIILKEAQDLARTIDQLAPYAENPQPTTVLVIAYKYKKLDSRKKLVKAIRDKGVVFESKKLYDNQLPEWIRQVLALKGYSIVPKAAQMLVEFLGNDLSKIDNELNKLMLLIPEGQSITPELVERNIGISKDFNNFELQAAIAERDEKKAFGIVHYFGQNPKSHPLLMTTAIMYGFFTKLMKYHALIDKSKASQALGMSNYNVRQYRTAASNYPMKKVSRVIGSIRTIDMKAKGVEYTGSHAELYKELLLQIMR, via the coding sequence ATGGCCTTGGAAGAAGTCCAAAAAATAGTTCAGGCAGTTCGCTCCGGCAATCCAGCACCCATATACCTGCTGCATGGCCCGGAGCCCTATTATGTCGATCTGATCAGTTCCATCATCGAGAAAGAACTATTGAGCGAAGAAGAAAAGGGATTTAACCAGGTAGTGCTTTACGGCCGGGATGTCCAGATCAACGATCTGGTGGCCCAGGCCAAACGATATCCCATGATGGCTCCCAGGCAAGTGATCATTCTGAAAGAGGCCCAGGATCTGGCCCGGACCATTGATCAATTGGCCCCCTATGCCGAAAATCCTCAACCAACCACCGTATTGGTTATTGCCTACAAGTACAAAAAACTAGATAGCCGTAAGAAACTGGTCAAAGCCATCAGGGACAAAGGAGTGGTCTTTGAAAGTAAGAAGCTCTACGATAATCAGCTCCCGGAATGGATCCGGCAGGTACTGGCCCTGAAAGGATATTCCATAGTACCTAAAGCAGCTCAAATGCTGGTCGAATTCCTGGGTAATGACTTGAGTAAGATCGATAATGAGCTCAATAAATTGATGCTGCTGATCCCGGAAGGTCAATCCATCACCCCGGAACTAGTAGAGCGAAACATTGGGATCTCGAAGGATTTCAACAACTTCGAATTACAGGCTGCTATTGCCGAGCGGGATGAGAAGAAAGCCTTCGGGATCGTGCATTATTTTGGACAGAACCCTAAGAGCCATCCCTTACTTATGACCACGGCAATTATGTATGGCTTCTTTACTAAGCTGATGAAGTATCATGCTCTTATAGATAAGTCTAAAGCATCGCAAGCCCTGGGTATGTCCAATTATAATGTGAGACAATACAGAACGGCTGCCAGTAATTATCCCATGAAGAAAGTGAGCCGGGTGATAGGCTCGATAAGAACAATCGACATGAAAGCCAAAGGGGTGGAATACACCGGCTCTCATGCCGAATTATATAAGGAATTACTCCTTCAGATCATGCGCTAA
- a CDS encoding DoxX family protein — MNRNKDLGMLILRIGVSALMLTHGIPKLLKLFNGDFDFPDPIGWGSTISLIAAVVGEAIAPMLIIIGYKTRLAAALAAITMAVAAFIVHAGDPVGTKEKALFYLVAFVAIGIMGAGKYSLDRR; from the coding sequence ATGAATCGAAACAAAGACCTGGGAATGCTTATCCTGAGGATAGGTGTTTCCGCCTTGATGCTTACCCACGGCATCCCCAAATTGCTCAAACTCTTTAATGGAGATTTCGATTTTCCTGATCCCATCGGATGGGGATCCACTATTTCACTTATAGCTGCAGTAGTTGGTGAGGCCATTGCCCCAATGCTGATAATTATTGGGTATAAGACGCGATTAGCGGCTGCCCTTGCGGCTATTACCATGGCTGTTGCCGCCTTTATCGTTCACGCCGGTGATCCGGTCGGAACCAAAGAAAAGGCTTTATTCTATCTGGTCGCCTTTGTGGCCATAGGTATTATGGGAGCTGGTAAATATTCCCTAGACCGCAGATAA
- the menA gene encoding 1,4-dihydroxy-2-naphthoate octaprenyltransferase produces the protein MSKTKAWIEAARLRTLPLSLSGIIAAAAVAITEDVFSGVIFTLSLLTTLSFQILSNFANDYGDGVKGTDNDERLGPKRALQSGILTAHELKQGMLFNSVVSMLLSAILILIAFWERDWMYMAIYAGLGVFAVTAAITYTVGKGAYGYIGLGDLFVFLFFGIIGVVAAYFLYTDQLNYEIVWLSLSVGCLSTAVLNLNNMRDRDNDANVGKITLAVRLGEKGALLYHSLLVVTAIVFALRFMLSKDNTIWLIPALALIPLIIHLIRVVRIKEPAGFDPELKKVALSTFALSILIFICSLIV, from the coding sequence ATGAGTAAGACCAAAGCCTGGATAGAGGCTGCACGTTTAAGGACTTTACCCTTATCCCTTTCGGGTATTATCGCCGCGGCTGCGGTGGCGATCACAGAGGATGTTTTCTCGGGTGTGATTTTTACCCTTTCCCTACTCACAACGCTATCCTTCCAGATCCTTTCCAATTTTGCAAACGATTATGGCGACGGCGTGAAAGGTACCGATAATGACGAACGCCTTGGACCCAAGCGGGCATTGCAATCTGGAATCTTGACTGCTCACGAATTGAAACAGGGCATGCTGTTTAATAGTGTAGTCAGTATGCTGCTGTCTGCGATTTTGATACTGATTGCCTTTTGGGAAAGAGATTGGATGTACATGGCCATTTATGCAGGTCTGGGAGTGTTTGCTGTGACGGCAGCCATCACCTACACCGTGGGCAAAGGAGCTTATGGTTATATCGGTTTGGGAGACCTCTTTGTCTTTTTGTTCTTCGGCATCATCGGGGTGGTCGCGGCTTACTTTCTATATACGGACCAGCTGAATTATGAGATCGTTTGGCTATCCCTAAGTGTCGGATGCCTCAGTACAGCCGTACTCAACCTGAATAATATGAGAGATCGTGATAACGATGCCAATGTGGGTAAGATCACCCTGGCGGTCAGGTTAGGCGAGAAGGGAGCCCTTCTTTATCACAGTTTGCTTGTGGTTACGGCCATCGTTTTTGCACTTCGGTTCATGTTATCCAAAGACAACACCATCTGGTTAATTCCTGCTTTGGCCTTGATACCCCTGATCATACACTTGATTCGAGTTGTAAGGATCAAAGAACCCGCTGGTTTTGACCCCGAACTCAAGAAGGTTGCCCTATCTACTTTTGCCCTATCTATACTTATCTTTATCTGTAGTTTGATCGTTTAA
- a CDS encoding metal-dependent hydrolase, translating into MKINFYGHNCLGIEVGETKLLIDPFISGNPLITDQVNKDQIPADYILLTHAHQDHTLDAEEIARRTGATIVSNYEIAMYYQEKGLTVHPMNHGGNWNFDFGRVKYVNAIHTSSFPDGANGGQPGGFVIEGEHKNIYIAGDTALTMDMKLIPMQTKLDLAILPIGDNFTMGIADAIIASDFVDCDKILGVHYDTFGYIEIDQDEAKRKFFEAGKDLMLLSIGESIEL; encoded by the coding sequence ATGAAAATCAATTTTTACGGGCACAATTGCCTAGGCATAGAAGTAGGTGAGACCAAGTTACTGATCGACCCATTTATTAGTGGAAACCCACTGATCACCGATCAAGTAAACAAAGATCAAATACCGGCCGATTATATTCTGCTGACCCATGCCCATCAGGATCATACCCTGGATGCGGAGGAAATAGCACGTAGAACGGGTGCTACCATTGTGAGCAACTACGAGATCGCCATGTATTATCAAGAAAAGGGACTGACTGTTCATCCCATGAACCACGGGGGTAATTGGAACTTTGATTTTGGGCGAGTGAAGTATGTGAATGCCATCCATACCAGTAGTTTTCCGGACGGAGCTAACGGCGGGCAGCCGGGAGGGTTTGTAATAGAAGGGGAACACAAGAACATTTACATAGCCGGGGATACCGCCCTGACCATGGATATGAAACTCATTCCCATGCAGACCAAACTCGACTTGGCTATTTTACCCATCGGTGACAACTTCACAATGGGAATAGCAGATGCTATCATTGCCAGTGATTTTGTTGACTGCGATAAGATCCTGGGAGTACATTACGATACCTTTGGTTATATAGAGATCGACCAGGACGAGGCCAAGCGAAAGTTCTTCGAGGCTGGAAAGGACTTGATGTTATTATCCATTGGCGAATCTATTGAGCTCTAG
- a CDS encoding o-succinylbenzoate synthase, whose amino-acid sequence MQAEYKRYLLHFKQPGGTSRGVLHDKETWFLILRQGHEIGLGECGLFRGLSSDDRPDYEQQLAKTCDHINSPLEELLEMNKEFPSIRIGLEMAFRSLENSDSSQVYPSEFSMNGHPIPINGLVWMGDPDFMRKQIREKIDRGFDCVKLKIGALDFDTELELLKEVRRHYSYNEIMLRVDANGAFHPDEAMGKLEQLHKLDIHSIEQPIAAGQWKEMAELCKHTPLPIALDEELIGVHHLQDRKQLMEEIRPQYLILKPSLLGGFASCDQWIDLAGQYGAGWWVTSALESNIGLNAIAQYTFTKNSKLPQGLGTGACFTIIYRLL is encoded by the coding sequence ATGCAAGCAGAATACAAGCGCTACCTGCTGCATTTCAAACAACCCGGAGGCACTTCCAGGGGAGTACTGCATGATAAGGAAACCTGGTTTCTCATCCTTCGGCAAGGCCATGAAATCGGCCTTGGAGAATGTGGGCTATTTCGGGGACTCAGTTCGGACGATCGGCCGGATTACGAGCAGCAACTGGCCAAAACCTGTGATCATATTAACTCTCCCTTGGAGGAACTATTAGAGATGAACAAGGAATTTCCGTCTATTCGCATTGGGTTGGAAATGGCCTTTCGTTCTTTGGAAAACTCGGATTCCAGTCAGGTTTATCCATCAGAGTTTTCAATGAATGGACATCCTATTCCCATCAATGGATTGGTGTGGATGGGAGATCCGGATTTTATGCGAAAACAGATCCGGGAAAAAATTGACCGTGGTTTCGATTGTGTCAAACTCAAGATCGGTGCCCTGGATTTCGATACCGAATTGGAGTTGTTAAAAGAGGTGAGAAGACACTATTCTTACAATGAGATCATGCTCAGGGTCGACGCCAATGGTGCTTTCCATCCTGATGAAGCCATGGGGAAGCTTGAACAATTACACAAGCTGGATATTCACTCCATCGAACAACCTATTGCCGCCGGACAGTGGAAGGAAATGGCCGAACTTTGTAAACACACACCACTTCCCATAGCACTGGACGAGGAGCTGATTGGGGTACACCATTTACAGGATCGCAAGCAACTGATGGAGGAGATCAGACCGCAATACCTCATTCTAAAACCCAGTCTTCTGGGGGGATTTGCCAGTTGTGATCAATGGATCGATCTGGCAGGCCAATACGGTGCTGGATGGTGGGTCACATCGGCTCTGGAAAGCAATATTGGACTCAATGCCATTGCCCAATATACCTTTACGAAAAATAGTAAATTGCCGCAGGGATTGGGGACCGGGGCTTGTTTCACAATAATATACCGTCTCCTCTAA
- a CDS encoding CPBP family intramembrane glutamic endopeptidase, whose product MFLAQAYNYLHDAWRYFLGAVLVFFGAQLIGILPFFGFAAAKLISEGRDLSELGDPNGMMTILDSNLTLFLMLLSFAIGLFFLFLWIRMVHKQPVLTVTTSRKKMDWGRFWFGFGLVAVSTIVLTYIDNRTNPDDYVLQFQLVPFLILALVAVVMIPLQTSFEEYLFRGYLMQGIGVNAGNKWLPLIITSVIFGGLHILNPEVEKLGYIIMFYYIGTGFFLGIMTLMDEGMELALGFHAGNNLVAALLVTADWTVFQTNSILKDVSEPSAGIDILLPLVIVYPLFLGLMAWRYKWSDWKEKLTGKVVRPAAIEDEWPAGGHE is encoded by the coding sequence ATGTTTTTAGCTCAAGCCTACAATTATTTGCACGATGCCTGGAGATACTTCCTCGGGGCAGTCCTCGTGTTCTTTGGCGCTCAACTGATCGGTATTCTACCTTTCTTTGGCTTTGCCGCTGCAAAACTGATCAGTGAGGGGAGAGATTTGTCCGAATTGGGTGATCCCAATGGAATGATGACCATACTGGATTCCAATCTCACTTTGTTTTTAATGCTACTGAGTTTTGCGATCGGATTATTCTTCTTATTCCTATGGATAAGAATGGTCCATAAGCAGCCTGTTTTGACAGTTACGACCAGTAGAAAGAAAATGGACTGGGGCCGGTTTTGGTTTGGTTTTGGCCTGGTAGCTGTATCCACCATTGTCTTGACCTATATTGATAACAGGACCAACCCGGACGACTATGTGCTTCAATTTCAGTTGGTCCCATTTTTGATTCTGGCCTTGGTTGCCGTAGTGATGATCCCTTTGCAGACAAGCTTTGAGGAATATCTCTTCCGAGGTTATCTCATGCAGGGAATTGGGGTGAATGCTGGGAACAAATGGTTACCACTGATCATAACCTCGGTGATCTTTGGAGGCTTGCATATCCTGAATCCGGAGGTGGAGAAATTGGGTTACATCATCATGTTCTATTACATCGGTACCGGGTTCTTCCTGGGTATCATGACCTTGATGGACGAGGGTATGGAACTCGCCTTGGGCTTTCATGCCGGGAATAATCTGGTGGCTGCCCTTCTGGTGACGGCAGATTGGACCGTCTTTCAGACCAATTCCATTCTCAAGGATGTATCGGAACCTTCTGCAGGCATCGATATTCTGCTGCCTCTGGTTATTGTTTATCCCCTGTTTCTAGGCTTGATGGCCTGGCGATATAAATGGTCAGACTGGAAAGAAAAACTAACTGGGAAGGTGGTCAGGCCCGCTGCTATAGAAGATGAATGGCCAGCCGGAGGACATGAGTGA
- a CDS encoding AMP-binding protein produces the protein MSDFKFILHPDFKLNGLTFSSTEELLHFADDLQNQGEAYEYSVGSFLEQWVDFEPWIEVSTSGSTGIPKRIKLEKSRMINSAEATGAYFKLGPGTTALLCLSADFIAGKMMLVRAMVLGWDLHVVAPEKDALTQYDNAYDFVAMVPYQLDYSIDALSKVRKLIVGGSPVSQQLLDKIQDAQTEIFATYGMTETITHVAVRRLNGFARSDIYTALPGVQFEADDEGQLIIHAPKISEEVIRTNDQVDLVSPTSFKWLGRTDSVINSGGVKIYPEWVEQKLSRFLNNRLIVTSEPDAALGERLILVIESQSTELPGLEEALNSLGKFERPKKIYTLSHFPMTPTDKIRRSDIRQLIHHYGLR, from the coding sequence ATGAGTGATTTCAAATTCATATTGCATCCTGATTTTAAGCTAAACGGCTTGACTTTCTCTTCTACGGAGGAGTTACTTCACTTTGCAGACGATTTGCAGAATCAGGGAGAAGCTTATGAATACAGTGTGGGGAGCTTTTTGGAACAATGGGTCGATTTTGAGCCATGGATCGAGGTTTCTACCTCAGGATCTACCGGTATCCCCAAACGGATCAAACTGGAGAAATCGCGCATGATCAATAGCGCAGAAGCCACGGGTGCCTATTTTAAGTTGGGTCCTGGAACTACCGCACTGCTCTGCCTGTCTGCGGATTTTATAGCGGGCAAGATGATGTTGGTTCGGGCTATGGTACTGGGTTGGGACCTGCACGTTGTTGCTCCGGAAAAAGATGCATTGACCCAATATGACAATGCCTACGATTTTGTAGCCATGGTACCCTATCAATTAGATTATTCCATTGATGCCCTGTCTAAGGTCAGGAAGCTGATCGTAGGAGGAAGTCCTGTCTCTCAACAGTTGTTGGATAAGATTCAGGACGCCCAAACCGAGATTTTTGCTACGTATGGAATGACGGAGACCATCACCCATGTGGCTGTAAGGAGACTGAATGGTTTTGCGCGCTCCGATATTTATACTGCGCTGCCTGGGGTTCAATTTGAGGCGGACGATGAGGGTCAATTAATCATACATGCACCTAAGATCAGTGAAGAAGTGATCAGGACCAATGATCAGGTAGATCTCGTTTCACCAACATCCTTCAAGTGGTTGGGCAGAACAGATTCAGTAATCAATAGTGGAGGTGTAAAGATCTATCCGGAGTGGGTAGAGCAAAAGTTGTCTAGGTTTCTGAATAACCGATTAATCGTTACTTCAGAACCCGATGCAGCCCTGGGCGAACGCCTGATCCTGGTCATCGAATCCCAGTCTACAGAGCTTCCGGGGCTGGAAGAAGCACTGAATAGTCTGGGTAAATTTGAACGACCAAAGAAAATTTACACCCTGTCTCATTTCCCGATGACACCAACAGACAAGATTAGGCGGAGCGATATCCGGCAGCTTATCCATCACTACGGATTGCGATAA